A window of the Cyanobacteriota bacterium genome harbors these coding sequences:
- a CDS encoding response regulator transcription factor: protein MSLKLLLVDDEVNLVDPMAYTLEQKGFETAIAYNGQQALSKYESEEPDLILLDWSMPDISGIDVLKRIRENQNYVPVIMITGKSAKEDIVEGLAAGADDYITKPFNWEELMARVNAAIRRAQQPNATHPKRIRFGKVIMDAKTHRVWLEDKELNLSPREYSMLELFMENPKRIYSRDELIEKVWGLDFDGDSKTVDVHICWLRQKIEEDPNKPKIIQTVRGFGYRLGS, encoded by the coding sequence ATGAGTTTAAAACTATTATTAGTAGACGATGAAGTTAACTTAGTAGACCCCATGGCCTACACACTGGAGCAAAAGGGTTTTGAAACAGCTATTGCTTATAATGGTCAGCAAGCACTCAGTAAATACGAGAGTGAAGAACCTGATTTAATTTTGCTTGATTGGTCAATGCCTGACATTTCAGGAATTGATGTGCTCAAGCGTATTCGCGAGAATCAGAATTATGTCCCAGTAATCATGATCACCGGTAAATCTGCCAAAGAAGACATTGTTGAAGGTCTTGCCGCTGGTGCTGATGACTATATTACTAAACCCTTTAACTGGGAGGAGTTGATGGCTAGGGTTAACGCTGCAATAAGAAGAGCCCAACAACCCAACGCTACTCATCCCAAACGTATCCGTTTTGGCAAGGTGATTATGGATGCTAAAACGCATAGAGTTTGGCTTGAAGATAAAGAGTTGAATCTTAGTCCTCGCGAGTATTCTATGCTTGAATTGTTTATGGAAAATCCAAAGAGAATTTATTCTCGTGATGAATTAATTGAAAAAGTTTGGGGTCTTGATTTTGATGGTGACTCTAAAACGGTTGATGTTCACATTTGTTGGCTAAGACAAAAAATTGAAGAAGATCCTAATAAACCAAAGATCATCCAAACCGTACGTGGTTTTGGTTATCGTCTTGGTTCATAA
- a CDS encoding uroporphyrinogen-III synthase: MKVVITRPLEYTQEFIDLLDQNDIRYFLLPCLEFAKPSDDYASLDKTIRSNHEYDWIIFLSKKSAEIFFDRLLELGGHLFHLSPRLKIACVGESTASFIRNEIGFPVDFVPTKFNSKCFLQEFNPDKVSRVILLRNEIVEDDFIDDLNSRVVAIDLALAYKTQVPDLDLTEFDQFLSLNHQLCFSFTSSQTVRNFIKLLGPKRIERLNGYRAISIGPQTTETIEAELGSMTITEAKSASIAAIVDAILLINV, translated from the coding sequence ATGAAAGTTGTCATCACTAGACCACTTGAATACACTCAAGAATTTATTGACTTACTAGATCAAAATGATATTCGTTATTTTCTTTTGCCTTGTTTGGAATTTGCAAAACCAAGTGATGATTATGCCAGCCTCGATAAAACAATACGATCTAATCATGAGTATGACTGGATTATCTTCTTGAGCAAAAAATCAGCAGAGATATTTTTTGACAGATTGCTTGAACTTGGTGGACATTTGTTTCATCTTAGTCCTCGTCTCAAAATAGCTTGTGTTGGTGAATCTACAGCTAGTTTTATTCGTAATGAAATTGGTTTCCCCGTTGATTTTGTACCAACTAAGTTCAATTCAAAATGCTTCTTACAAGAGTTTAATCCCGATAAGGTATCTAGAGTGATTTTGCTGCGCAATGAAATTGTTGAAGATGATTTCATTGATGACTTGAACTCTCGTGTTGTAGCTATTGATCTTGCATTGGCTTATAAGACTCAAGTGCCTGATTTAGATCTTACAGAGTTTGATCAATTCTTGTCACTGAATCATCAGCTTTGCTTTAGTTTTACTAGTTCACAGACAGTACGCAACTTCATTAAATTACTCGGGCCAAAGCGGATTGAGCGATTAAATGGATATCGAGCTATAAGTATTGGTCCCCAGACGACAGAGACAATTGAGGCAGAACTTGGCTCTATGACTATTACAGAAGCAAAATCAGCATCAATCGCTGCTATTGTTGATGCTATACTATTGATTAATGTCTAA
- a CDS encoding histidinol-phosphatase HisJ family protein yields MLVADYHNHPQAHRTDLPYSQATLQTWADKARELGLQDLAFTDHDRYKAGFSFDEIERLQENNQDIKFRAGIEMDNDPETSADGHKWVEQNWDKLDFVLGSVHFVKDFAFDHPHYIDQYQKHNINDLYREYYKNIMAIASSGLVDSMAHLDLIKIFKFFPTENLDELYHEVLDLIKAKDISMEISTAGLRKPIGEIYPDKKLIQMAIDKGISFTIAGDAHAAHDLCHNYDKLEALLREMDIKEVAVYQKHQKMLVPAFV; encoded by the coding sequence ATGTTAGTAGCTGATTACCACAACCACCCACAAGCCCATCGCACTGACTTACCATACAGTCAAGCAACTTTGCAGACTTGGGCTGACAAAGCTAGAGAACTAGGTCTACAAGATCTTGCTTTTACTGATCACGATCGTTATAAAGCTGGTTTTAGTTTTGATGAGATTGAGCGTCTGCAAGAAAATAATCAAGACATCAAATTTCGTGCTGGTATTGAAATGGATAATGACCCAGAAACAAGTGCTGATGGTCATAAATGGGTTGAACAAAACTGGGACAAGCTTGATTTTGTTTTAGGCTCTGTTCATTTTGTCAAAGACTTTGCTTTTGACCATCCTCATTATATCGACCAGTACCAGAAACATAACATCAATGATCTCTATCGCGAATACTACAAAAACATCATGGCGATAGCATCAAGTGGTTTGGTTGATTCTATGGCTCACTTGGATTTGATCAAGATCTTCAAGTTCTTTCCCACTGAGAATCTTGATGAGCTTTATCATGAGGTTCTAGATTTAATCAAAGCCAAAGATATCTCTATGGAAATTAGTACTGCCGGGCTGCGTAAACCAATTGGAGAGATTTACCCCGACAAGAAACTAATTCAAATGGCAATAGACAAAGGCATTAGTTTTACTATTGCTGGTGACGCTCATGCTGCTCATGATCTTTGTCATAACTATGATAAGCTCGAGGCGCTTTTAAGAGAGATGGATATCAAAGAGGTTGCTGTTTACCAGAAGCATCAGAAGATGTTAGTACCTGCTTTTGTCTAG
- a CDS encoding TetR/AcrR family transcriptional regulator translates to MARRSDHSKEELEKIIFDAANKLIEKDGLNGLSARKLATVIGYTPGTIYSFYENLDELILRVNGKTLDQIYSKLEKSIAKNKARNKAIKAIAESYLNYGQKNINRFRTLFEFNYLQDGKKELPDWYQDKVSKNFGLIEAVLTGNQCSDQSEINAKVLWSGLHGIAMLSLNGKLDSVKLKSSQVLLDSFVEIFLRGLK, encoded by the coding sequence ATGGCAAGACGTTCTGATCATAGTAAAGAAGAATTAGAAAAAATAATTTTTGATGCAGCCAATAAGCTCATAGAAAAAGACGGACTTAATGGTCTAAGTGCCCGCAAACTGGCTACAGTAATAGGATACACGCCTGGTACTATTTATAGTTTTTATGAGAATCTAGACGAATTAATTCTTAGAGTCAATGGTAAAACACTCGATCAAATCTATAGCAAACTTGAGAAATCTATCGCCAAAAACAAGGCTAGAAACAAGGCTATCAAAGCAATTGCTGAGAGCTACTTAAACTATGGACAAAAAAATATCAATAGATTTAGAACTCTATTTGAATTTAACTACCTACAAGATGGCAAAAAAGAGCTGCCTGACTGGTATCAAGACAAAGTTAGTAAAAACTTTGGCTTGATTGAAGCTGTTTTAACCGGCAATCAATGCTCCGATCAAAGCGAAATCAACGCTAAAGTACTCTGGTCAGGCTTACATGGTATTGCAATGCTTTCACTCAACGGTAAATTAGACTCGGTCAAACTCAAATCAAGCCAAGTTTTATTGGATAGTTTTGTTGAGATCTTTCTTAGAGGCTTGAAATAA